The proteins below are encoded in one region of Pygocentrus nattereri isolate fPygNat1 chromosome 13, fPygNat1.pri, whole genome shotgun sequence:
- the pms2 gene encoding mismatch repair endonuclease PMS2, protein MTEACAEPAGAIKAIDRHSVHQICSGQVVLSLATAVKELVENSVDAGATSVDIKLKDHGTELVEVSDNGRGVEEENFEGLTLKHHTSKLRDFSDLIHVETFGFRGEALSSLCALSDLSVVTCHENSNVGTRLVYDHDGRLVQRAPHPRQQGTTVSLQQLFSTLPVRHKEFQRNIKKEYSKMVHVLQSYCIISTAVRITCTNQIGQGKRNTVLCTSGSHSMRDNIGALFGPKQLQSLIPFQQISPTDNIKEDYGLSGAELPKDLFTISGYVSQADHGVGRSATDRQFFFINKRPCDPSKVSKLVNEVYHMFNRHQYPFVALNISVASECVDVNVTPDKRQIFLQEEKLLLAVLKSSLIAMYETGVNKISLNHTPQLSSRFCTLADSTAGSSGHHTASLPEITLENNSDTLTQAPKPSFNLAGLKAAFSKHQAPGILTKTSNYKPVSNGPAQKKMQSFFHCSEKLNYVRPSVGSPSSTSFENAASPLKASTSCLNKYEHSLDIAAESGISEEGSSRTPESLCGHGSELSSLSSVLDEHSIKTEPYSELTAKDSDVLESSEQESESIHSPERTFSPEAKKFKWDNKPSEQKLVPSSTVRDISSGLFDKPASVQKKMVPLRFSMMELTRGMDRLKTHQKEQNDQGPKYRRFRAKINPGENQSAEDELKKEISKDMFKEMEIIGQFNLGFIITKLKSDLFMIDQHATDEKYNFEMLQQHTVLKGQRLIVPQNLHLTAVSETTLIENLEIFKKNGFDFLIDEDAPVMERVKLVSLPTSKNWTFGPADIEELIFMLSDSPGVMCRPSRVRQMFASRACRKSVMIGTALNTSEMKKLVVHMGEIDQPWNCPHGRPTMRHLANLEIISQD, encoded by the exons ATGACAGAAGCCTG TGCAGAACCAGCTGGAGCCATAAAGGCCATAGACAGACACTCAGTGCATCAGATCTGCTCAGGACAGGTCGTTCTGAGTTTGGCCACAGCTGTGAAGGAGCTTGTGGAGAACAGCGTTGATGCAGGTGCAACAAGTGTGG ACATTAAGCTCAAAGACCATGGGACAGAGCTGGTGGAGGTCTCTGATAACGGCAGAGGAGTGGAGGAGGAGAACTTTGAAGGCTTAA CCTTAAAGCACCATACATCGAAACTGAGGGACTTTTCCGACTTAATACACGTTGAGACATTTGGCTTCCGTGGTGAAGCTCTCAGCTCACTGTGTGCACTCAG TGACCTCAGCGTGGTGACCTGTCATGAAAACAGTAACGTTGGAACTCGGCTTGTCTATGACCATGATGGGAGATTGGTCCAGCGTGCACCACACCCCAGGCAGCAGGGCACCACagtcagcctacagcagctctTCTCCACCCTGCCGGTTCGCCACAAAGAGTTCCAGCGCAACATCAAAAAG GAATATTCTAAAATGGTCCACGTGCTGCAGTCATACTGCATCATCTCCACTGCTGTGCGCATCACATGCACCAATCAAATTGGTCAAGGCAAGCGTAACACAGTGCTGTGCACTAGTGGGAGTCACAGCATGAGGGACAACATTGGAGCACTGTTTGGGCCTAAACAG CTCCAGAGTTTAATTCCATTTCAGCAAATATCTCCCACAGACAACATTAAAGAAGATTATGGTTTAAGTGGGGCAGAACTTCCTAAAGACCTTTTCAC AATCTCTGGTTATGTATCACAAGCCGATCATGGCGTTGGAAGAAGTGCAACTGACAGGCAGTTCTTCTTTATTAACAAAAGACCCTGTGATCCTTCCAAG GTTTCCAAGCTTGTAAATGAAGTCTATCACATGTTCAACCGTCATCAGTACCCATTTGTTGCTCTTAACATTTCTGTCGCTTCAG AGTGTGTTGATGTGAATGTTACACCCGACAAACGTCAGATATTCCTGCAAGAAGAGAAGTTGTTGCTGGCAGTTTTGAAGAGTTCCCTCATTGCCATGTATGAAACTGGTGTCAATAAGATCAGCCTCAATCACACACCACAACTCTCAAGCA ggttTTGTACACTTGCTGATTCTACTGCTGGTTCATCAGGTCATCACACAGCTTCTCTGCCTGAAATAACTCTAGAAAACAACTCTGATACATTGACTCAAGCCCCAAAGCCATCCTTCAACTTAGCTGGACTAAAAGCAGCATTTTCAAAACATCAAGCACCGGGAATTTTGACGAAGACCTCTAACTATAAACCAGTCAGTAATGGCCCAGCTCAGAAAAAGATGCAGTCTTTTTTCCATTGCTCTGAAAAGCTTAATTACGTGAGACCATCCGTAGGATCTCCTTCAAGTACATCTTTTGAAAATGCTGCTTCACCACTGAAAGCTTCTACGTCATGCCTAAACAAGTATGAGCACAGTTTGGACATAGCCGCTGAATCAGGCATCTCAGAGGAAGGCTCCTCCAGAACCCCAGAGTCACTGTGTGGACATGGTTCTGAATTGAGCTCTTTAAGTTCTGTTTTAGATGAACATAGCATTAAAACAGAGCCCTACAGTGAACTCACAGCAAAGGACTCTGATGTCTTAGAATCTTCAGAACAAGAGAGTGAATCCATCCATAGCCCGGAGAGGACCTTCAGTCCAGAGGCCAAAAAATTTAAGTGGGACAATAAACCATCGGAACAGAAGCTGGTGCCATCCTCCACTGTTAGGGATATTTCTTCTGGGCTCTTTGACAAACCTGCCAGTGTACAGAAGAAAATGGTGCCTTTACGGTTCTCAATGATGGAGCTTACCAGAGGAATGGATAGATTGAAAACCCAccaaaaagagcaaaatgacCAAGGGCCAAAATATAGACGTTTTAGGGCAAAGATTAACCCTGGTGAAAACCAGAGTGCTGAGGATGAACTGAAGAAAGAGATAAG CAAGGACATGTTTAAAGAGATGGAGATCATTGGTCAGTTCAACCTGGGTTTCATCATCACGAAGTTAAAATCTGACCTCTTCATGATTGACCAGCATGCCACAGATGAGAAATACAACTTTGAGATGTTACAACAGCATACTGTCCTTAAGGGCCAAAGACTTATAGT tccccagaacCTCCACCTCACTGCTGTGAGTGAAACCACATTAATTGAAAACCTTGAAATCTTCAAGAAAAATGGTTTTGACTTCCTCATTGATGAGGACG CACCGGTTATGGAGAGAGTGAAGCTGGTTTCTTTACCCACTAGTAAGAACTGGACCTTTGGGCCTGCTGACATTGAGGAGCTCATTTTCATGCTTAGTGACAGTCCTGGAGTCATGTGCAGGCCTTCTCGCGTCAGGCAGATGTTTGCCTCCAGAGCTTGTCGCAAATCA GTAATGATTGGCACCGCCCTGAACACCAGTGAAATGAAAAAGCTTGTGGTCCACATGGGGGAAATTGACCAGCCTTGGAATTGTCCTCATGGCAGACCCACCATGAGGCACCTGGCCAACCTTGAAATCATCTCACAGGATTGA